A single window of Aspergillus puulaauensis MK2 DNA, chromosome 5, nearly complete sequence DNA harbors:
- a CDS encoding DMT family transporter (COG:E,G;~EggNog:ENOG410PFCV;~InterPro:IPR000620;~PFAM:PF00892;~TransMembrane:10 (i74-94o114-134i146-165o177-195i207-225o252-272i284-307o319-341i389-406o412-430i);~go_component: GO:0016020 - membrane [Evidence IEA];~go_component: GO:0016021 - integral component of membrane [Evidence IEA]) → MPTPTSASPDLGDSRSLSPAVLGNDFHDLENGERTPLLLAANDRRSPSPILLNLPPSAPSALWKEKIWGTATDFWLQAKGMILVMLSQFFGASMNVMTQVLELKGRNGEGFQPFQILFARMSITVVASYLYMWYAKVPQPFGNRSVLPLLIFRAAGGFWGVYGLYYSVQYLPLSEATVLTFLAPILSCYACSIFLPGEVFTRKQQFAGFVSLVGVILIARPFAFLRSDSGDETDSIEAERENPGDADQNHRVMAIIMAMIGVLGASSAYTSIRMIGQRCHPLVSVTYFSLFTTMVSVVAIIVIPTISLELPGTLLEWTLLTALGVCGFLLQFLLTAGLAYVPPPPRDRKKPSSHQLFRTPSQHSNQEEHASKPEADTGARSSSGTKATAMLYTQMLFALFYDHAVWDSTLSAVSWIGSALILCSALYVALARESTPAQTDAVDGEENAGGDSR, encoded by the exons ATGCCGACGCCGACATCTGCCTCGCCTGACCTAGGCGACTCGCGGTCTCTATCACCGGCTGTACTCGGGAATGATTTCCATGATCTTGAAAATGGGGAACGAACGCCGTTACTGCTGGCAGCTAACGATCGGAGATCGCCATCGCCTATACTTTTGAACTTGCCTCCGTCAGCACCATCGGCCCTATGGAAAGAGAAGATTTGGGGCACCGCCACGGATTTCTGGCTCCAGGCCAAGGGGATGATTCTCGTTATGCTGTCCCAGTTCTTTGGAGCATCTATGAATGTTATGACCCAGGTGCTAGAGTTAAAGGGAAGGAACGGAGAAGGTTTTCAGCCCTTTCAA ATTCTATTCGCCCGTATGTCAATCACCGTCGTCGCCAGCTACCTCTACATGTGGTATGCTAAAGTACCACAACCATTCGGAAACCGCTCcgtcctccctctcctcattTTCCGCGCAGCTGGTGGTTTCTGGGGCGTGTACGGACTCTATTACTCTGTCCAATATTTGCCTCTCTCTGAGGCGACGGTTTTGACTTTCCTCGCGCCGATTCTGAGCTGCTACGCTTGTTCGATCTTCCTACCCGGCGAGGTCTTCACTCGTAAGCAACAGTTTGCTGGATTCGTCTCGTTGGTAGGTGTCATCTTGATCGCACGGCCCTTCGCCTTTTTGCGATCTGATTCTGGGGATGAAACGGATTCGATTGAGGCAGAGAGAGAAAACCCCGGGGATGCAGACCAAAACCACCGCGTGATGGCCATTATCATGGCAATGATCGGGGTCCTCGGGGCGTCCTCCGCATATACATCGATCCGAATGATCGGACAGCGCTGCCATCCACTAGTTTCAGTTACATACTTCTCCTTGTTCACCACTATGGTTTCTGTCGTTGCAATCATAGTTATCCCTACTATATCATTAGAGTTGCCAGGGACACTGTTGGAGTGGACTCTGCTCACTGCACTCGGTGTCTGTGGGTTCCTGCTACAATTTCTGTTAACTGCTGGGTTGGCATATgtgccaccaccaccccgaGATCGGAAAAAGCCCTCGAGCCACCAATTATTCAGGACGCCGAGTCAGCATTCCAACCAGGAAGAACACGCTTCAAAGCCAGAGGCGGACACCGGTGCCCGCTCTTCATCCGGAACAAAGGCAACTGCCATGCTTTACACACAGATGCTCTTTGCCCTGTTTTATGATCACGCTGTCTGGGACAGTACGTTATCAGCAGTCAGTTGGATCGGATCCGCGTTGATCCTCTGCAGTGCGCTCTATGTGGCACTGGCGCGCGAATCTACGCCGGCGCAAACCGATGCAGTGGACGGTGAGGAGAATGCTGGGGGTGATTCACGctga